From a region of the Thermoplasmata archaeon genome:
- a CDS encoding CoA-binding protein produces YVPQSKVNTALTDPDKISYPKDGSLAFISQSGALGLLTMDSFADLNVGFSTFVSLGNRIDIDENELLKYFSSDEKTKVVLYYIENFKNGHAFAQLAREFTKKKPLVVLKAGRTDQGAKAASLHTGALGSDDKIIDGVFKQSGVIRAYNETELVDYARVLAYQKPLTGNRLAILTTAGGVGVVTTDYVSASINGIGLKMANLKKETKEQIKNIIAPFASAENPIDITAGGGDQQYREILKILNNDDNVDGIIAYALFQTKYVTENIIDILKENIREKPIVVGVIGGAYARTMLRKFEMYNIPAYPSIERTVKAMKVLYIRGEYLRRRADQNGSY; encoded by the coding sequence TATGTACCTCAAAGTAAGGTAAATACGGCTCTTACAGATCCAGATAAGATATCATATCCCAAAGATGGATCTCTGGCGTTTATTTCTCAAAGTGGTGCCTTAGGATTGTTGACAATGGATTCTTTTGCAGATTTAAATGTTGGTTTTTCAACATTTGTAAGTTTAGGAAACAGGATTGATATAGATGAGAACGAGCTTTTAAAATATTTTTCAAGTGATGAAAAAACAAAAGTAGTATTATATTATATCGAAAACTTTAAGAATGGGCATGCATTTGCGCAGTTAGCCAGAGAGTTTACTAAAAAAAAGCCCTTAGTAGTATTGAAGGCAGGCAGAACTGACCAAGGGGCTAAAGCTGCCTCATTACATACTGGTGCATTAGGTAGCGATGATAAAATAATAGATGGAGTATTCAAACAATCTGGTGTTATAAGGGCTTACAATGAAACAGAACTTGTAGACTATGCGCGTGTATTGGCTTATCAAAAGCCTCTAACCGGTAACAGATTGGCAATACTTACCACTGCGGGGGGAGTGGGCGTCGTAACTACAGATTATGTTTCAGCATCAATTAACGGCATAGGATTGAAGATGGCAAATTTAAAAAAAGAGACAAAAGAACAGATAAAAAATATCATCGCTCCATTTGCATCTGCTGAAAACCCTATTGATATAACCGCTGGCGGTGGAGATCAACAATATCGAGAAATTTTAAAGATTCTTAATAATGATGATAATGTAGATGGCATTATAGCTTATGCGCTTTTCCAAACGAAATATGTAACAGAAAACATAATTGATATACTAAAGGAGAACATTAGAGAAAAGCCGATTGTAGTTGGAGTTATTGGTGGAGCATATGCAAGAACTATGTTAAGAAAATTTGAAATGTATAATATTCCTGCATATCCAAGTATTGAAAGAACAGTTAAAGCAATGAAAGTGCTATATATAAGAGGAGAATATTTAAGAAGGAGAGCAGATCAAAATGGAAGTTATTGA
- a CDS encoding acetate--CoA ligase family protein, with amino-acid sequence MEVIEFLKNLKRDNLEEYEAKEILKTYKIPVPAYKIIKGDYINPNLNYPLAIKVSDPEILHKTDVGGVILNIKDEAELINKFNILKTKFPRSNILIEEMQRPGVEIIIGIIKDPTFGLSIMFGMGGIYAELYKDVTFRLIPISRIDAEEMLEDIKAKQIFYGFRGMKVYRDGVIDLLLKISKIAEDLKQYINQMDLNPVFVRENDIVVVDAKMIINSKK; translated from the coding sequence ATGGAAGTTATTGAATTTTTGAAGAATTTAAAAAGAGACAATTTAGAAGAATACGAAGCAAAAGAGATACTGAAAACATATAAAATTCCAGTGCCAGCATATAAGATAATAAAAGGAGATTATATAAATCCAAATTTAAATTATCCATTGGCAATAAAGGTATCTGATCCAGAAATTTTGCATAAGACTGATGTAGGCGGAGTAATTTTAAATATAAAAGATGAGGCAGAGTTAATAAATAAATTTAATATTTTAAAAACTAAGTTTCCAAGATCCAATATTTTGATAGAAGAAATGCAGAGGCCTGGTGTTGAGATAATAATAGGAATAATAAAAGATCCCACGTTCGGATTATCTATAATGTTCGGAATGGGCGGAATATATGCTGAGCTATACAAAGATGTGACATTCAGATTAATTCCAATAAGCAGAATCGATGCCGAAGAGATGTTAGAAGATATTAAGGCAAAACAAATTTTTTATGGATTTAGAGGAATGAAGGTATACAGAGATGGAGTGATAGATTTATTATTGAAAATATCTAAAATTGCAGAAGATCTAAAACAGTATATAAACCAGATGGATCTAAACCCTGTGTTTGTAAGAGAAAATGATATAGTAGTTGTAGATGCAAAAATGATAATTAACAGCAAAAAGTAA
- a CDS encoding DNA-directed DNA polymerase II small subunit, giving the protein MNDRESIVKYLIREGKIPDPESIEQVRKEWNGEKDENEIKVLSEDPENFIGGNPLENFKKLFADRFTNIKSIITRKAGYAGVMDINYILNTDGEVRFVGIVDNVHETKYGFAIEFEDLSGSITGYCSRDFKTLPIKDDIVGVTGNFRAEKKTLQVRSIDYPNIDNYSKKEKVLDADTVIAMISDIHVGSKMFLEEKWNKLIEWINSNKDTPSKLKYILIAGDVVDGVGIYPDQNYDLLILDIYEQYQKLSEYLKKIPENIKIVIIPGNHDIVRVAEPQPSLPKEVQSMFSENIMFLPNPAYISIEGLKILMYHGGSLNDIAELIPGMKYNVADRMMMELIKRRHLAPVYGNKVPIVPMSKDLMVIKEIPDLFITGHIHTYSANVFNGIEIVNASTWQAQTNYQKMLNFNPDPGKVAIKQLNKLGISTIEF; this is encoded by the coding sequence ATGAATGATCGAGAATCAATAGTAAAGTATCTGATACGGGAAGGAAAGATCCCAGATCCTGAGAGTATCGAGCAGGTCAGGAAGGAATGGAATGGAGAAAAAGATGAGAATGAGATTAAGGTTTTATCTGAAGACCCAGAGAATTTTATAGGGGGGAATCCGCTTGAAAACTTTAAAAAGCTTTTTGCGGACAGATTTACAAATATCAAGAGCATAATTACCAGAAAGGCGGGATATGCTGGCGTAATGGATATAAATTATATTTTAAATACAGACGGAGAAGTAAGATTTGTGGGCATTGTGGACAATGTACACGAAACTAAGTATGGGTTTGCAATCGAATTTGAAGATCTTTCTGGCTCGATTACAGGTTACTGTTCTCGAGATTTTAAGACTTTACCTATTAAAGATGATATAGTTGGGGTTACTGGAAACTTTAGAGCTGAGAAAAAAACATTGCAGGTAAGAAGCATAGATTATCCGAACATAGATAACTATTCAAAAAAGGAAAAAGTATTAGATGCAGATACTGTAATTGCTATGATCTCAGATATTCATGTGGGTAGCAAAATGTTTTTAGAAGAAAAATGGAACAAATTAATAGAATGGATAAATAGTAACAAAGATACCCCCAGTAAATTAAAATATATACTTATTGCGGGAGACGTTGTTGATGGTGTTGGAATATACCCAGATCAGAATTATGACCTTTTAATACTGGATATTTATGAACAGTATCAGAAACTTTCAGAGTATTTAAAAAAAATACCAGAAAACATAAAGATAGTTATTATTCCTGGAAATCATGACATAGTGAGGGTAGCAGAACCTCAACCATCCTTGCCAAAAGAGGTCCAGAGTATGTTTAGTGAAAATATTATGTTTTTACCAAATCCAGCATATATCTCTATAGAAGGGTTAAAGATACTTATGTATCATGGTGGTAGCTTAAATGATATTGCAGAGCTTATACCAGGAATGAAATATAATGTTGCAGATAGAATGATGATGGAACTCATAAAGAGGAGGCATCTAGCACCGGTATATGGGAACAAGGTACCTATCGTGCCTATGAGCAAGGATCTTATGGTAATAAAAGAGATACCTGATCTATTTATTACGGGTCATATACATACTTATTCCGCCAATGTTTTTAATGGAATTGAGATAGTTAATGCATCAACATGGCAAGCGCAAACAAATTACCAAAAAATGCTTAATTTTAATCCAGATCCAGGGAAAGTTGCTATTAAGCAATTAAACAAATTAGGAATCAGCACAATAGAATTTTAA
- the rnz gene encoding ribonuclease Z, with product MVSTFKLVFFGIGGSWPVPERNLISLGVQIDSEILLFDCPEGTQKAIMSSSMSFMKISKIFISHFHGDHFLGLAGLIQTMALNNRKNDLEIYGPENAINMISSFLQIGYYSLPFNIKIIELSDNEELDFGSYSVKTKRVFHPVFTLAYSVEEKSQLKISKEKMDMYNIKSKEVKVLRDQGYILKNNGKVYFKDIIAGTRTGRKIVYTGDTAPMADLANFAMNCDILVHDSTTGSEFEEKANDYGHSSSRQAAEIAKKANCKMLLLAHISPRYKLSDDLYKLEKEAKEIFQESYIAKEYKEYIIKIGSIQ from the coding sequence ATGGTATCTACATTCAAGCTGGTGTTTTTTGGAATAGGCGGTTCTTGGCCAGTACCTGAGAGAAATTTAATATCATTAGGAGTGCAGATAGATAGCGAGATTTTATTATTTGATTGCCCAGAAGGCACACAAAAGGCGATTATGAGTTCTTCAATGAGTTTTATGAAAATATCAAAAATATTCATATCTCATTTTCACGGTGATCACTTTTTGGGGTTGGCTGGGTTGATACAGACAATGGCTCTTAATAACAGGAAAAATGATCTGGAAATATACGGCCCGGAAAATGCTATCAACATGATATCTTCTTTCTTGCAGATTGGATACTATAGCTTGCCATTCAATATTAAAATCATAGAGTTATCTGATAATGAAGAGCTGGACTTTGGAAGTTATTCTGTTAAAACAAAAAGAGTGTTCCATCCGGTATTTACCCTTGCTTATTCTGTTGAAGAGAAATCCCAACTCAAGATTTCTAAGGAAAAAATGGATATGTACAACATTAAAAGCAAAGAAGTAAAGGTCCTGAGGGACCAAGGATATATTTTAAAAAATAATGGAAAAGTATATTTTAAAGATATAATAGCTGGCACGAGAACCGGTAGAAAAATTGTTTATACAGGAGATACTGCTCCAATGGCAGATTTGGCTAACTTCGCAATGAATTGTGATATTCTAGTGCATGATTCCACTACAGGCTCTGAGTTTGAAGAAAAGGCTAATGATTATGGTCATTCGTCTTCAAGGCAGGCAGCGGAGATTGCTAAAAAAGCAAATTGTAAAATGTTATTGCTTGCGCACATAAGTCCAAGATACAAATTATCAGATGACCTTTACAAGCTGGAAAAAGAGGCAAAAGAAATATTTCAAGAATCCTATATAGCAAAAGAATACAAAGAGTACATAATTAAGATCGGTTCGATACAATAA
- a CDS encoding MFS transporter: protein MNEKSPFEDVDSVRLNMGHLKIWFTSGMGFFTDAYDLFIIGIVLILLTGPFSTTFHLDTIQAALIGTSAIAAAVIGQLLFGRIADIFGRKKVYGIEATILAIGAVLSAFSPSFIFLFLTRFLVGIGIGGDYPVSATIMSEYSNTKDRGKLIGLVFANQGIGSVVAVAVGVISVIALPADFAWRFMLAFGAIPAFTVIYLRRKLPETPRYSLLVNNNKDITEKAKEVVGVKNAENIKASTKVSTFSIFIRSYWKTLVITMSTWFMLDMAFYGTGIYSSPIVSSILPSTSLPMKVLIAGLPFMVGFFGYFTAVALLDKMGRKTIQIQGFFMMAILYIIVSSVMITKGVKVVGFIIPVDIAFLLYSLTFFFIDFGPNQTTFILPAELFPVRYRTTGHGLSAAAGKTGAAISTFLFPTLLLVIGIKELLLLLGVISIIGGITSFFLKEPMRKSLEDASNEKLVIEVPS, encoded by the coding sequence ATGAATGAAAAAAGTCCATTTGAAGATGTCGATTCTGTAAGATTGAACATGGGACATCTTAAAATATGGTTTACATCAGGCATGGGTTTTTTTACTGACGCATATGACCTATTTATTATCGGAATAGTTCTGATACTTCTTACTGGACCATTTTCCACAACGTTCCATCTAGATACTATACAGGCTGCCCTTATAGGAACTTCTGCCATAGCTGCCGCTGTAATCGGGCAGCTATTATTTGGAAGAATTGCTGATATTTTCGGTAGAAAGAAGGTTTATGGCATTGAAGCTACTATATTGGCCATAGGCGCTGTATTGAGCGCTTTTTCTCCAAGCTTTATTTTTCTCTTCCTTACCAGATTTTTAGTTGGTATTGGGATTGGCGGAGACTATCCAGTTAGCGCAACTATAATGAGCGAATATTCTAACACTAAAGATCGTGGTAAACTTATAGGATTGGTTTTTGCAAACCAAGGCATAGGATCCGTTGTTGCAGTGGCTGTTGGGGTTATTTCTGTTATTGCTTTACCTGCAGATTTTGCTTGGAGATTCATGCTGGCTTTTGGGGCAATTCCAGCTTTTACGGTAATATATTTAAGAAGAAAGCTGCCTGAAACACCGAGATATTCTTTGCTCGTTAATAATAACAAAGATATAACTGAGAAAGCCAAAGAAGTAGTGGGCGTAAAAAATGCTGAAAATATTAAAGCGTCTACAAAAGTGTCTACTTTCTCAATCTTTATTAGATCTTACTGGAAAACACTTGTAATAACTATGAGCACCTGGTTTATGCTAGATATGGCTTTTTATGGCACGGGTATATATTCAAGTCCTATAGTTTCCAGCATACTTCCTTCAACAAGTTTACCAATGAAAGTATTGATTGCTGGATTGCCGTTCATGGTCGGATTCTTTGGTTATTTTACTGCTGTAGCACTTCTGGATAAGATGGGAAGAAAGACCATTCAGATCCAGGGGTTCTTTATGATGGCTATCTTATATATTATTGTATCTTCTGTGATGATAACTAAAGGAGTTAAGGTTGTGGGATTTATTATACCTGTCGATATAGCATTTTTACTGTATTCACTTACATTTTTCTTCATAGATTTTGGACCAAATCAAACCACATTCATATTGCCCGCAGAGCTTTTCCCAGTAAGATACAGAACCACTGGACATGGCTTATCTGCAGCAGCTGGAAAAACGGGTGCAGCAATAAGCACTTTCCTTTTCCCTACTCTCTTGTTGGTAATCGGCATAAAGGAACTGTTGCTGTTGCTGGGCGTGATATCGATTATTGGAGGTATAACATCATTCTTTTTGAAAGAGCCTATGAGAAAATCTCTGGAAGATGCTTCAAATGAAAAGTTAGTCATAGAAGTACCTTCTTAA